A genomic segment from Pseudosulfitobacter sp. DSM 107133 encodes:
- the lpxD gene encoding UDP-3-O-(3-hydroxymyristoyl)glucosamine N-acyltransferase: MSYSVKEIAAALGAEAFGAVDLLITGVNEPALATADQLAMATSAKYAESLPDGAARAAVLWQGADWQALGLEAAIVPARPRFAMSGLTRMLDRGQGFGTGIHPSAVIDPTAEIAADVSIGPLCVVMAGARIGAGSVIGPQCFIGTQAVLGAGAYLREQVSIGAYCQIGDRFVAQPGGRVGPDGFSFVTPEVSGAEQARASLGADNDAKPQAYARIHSLGAVIIGDDVELGANSTIDSGTIRATRIGNGTKIDNQVQVGHNCVIGNDTLLCAGVGVAGSTVVGNNVVLGGMTGVGDNLTIGDRVICGGGTKVLSSVPAGRVMLGYPATRMETQLETYKALRRLPRLFRDVAALQKTVFKSDNSD, encoded by the coding sequence ATGTCTTATTCGGTGAAAGAGATTGCAGCGGCGCTGGGGGCGGAGGCCTTTGGCGCCGTTGACCTTTTGATCACGGGTGTGAACGAACCTGCCCTCGCCACAGCCGACCAGCTGGCCATGGCGACCTCTGCCAAATACGCCGAGAGCCTGCCCGATGGCGCCGCACGCGCCGCTGTGCTGTGGCAGGGGGCCGACTGGCAGGCGCTGGGACTGGAGGCGGCGATTGTGCCTGCGCGGCCCCGATTTGCCATGTCCGGTCTGACCCGGATGCTGGACCGGGGGCAGGGGTTTGGCACAGGCATTCACCCCAGTGCCGTGATCGATCCAACTGCCGAGATTGCCGCCGATGTCAGCATCGGGCCGCTGTGCGTGGTGATGGCAGGGGCGCGGATCGGGGCGGGCTCGGTCATCGGGCCGCAGTGTTTCATAGGTACGCAGGCGGTGCTGGGCGCGGGCGCATACCTGCGCGAACAGGTCAGTATCGGGGCCTATTGCCAGATCGGGGACCGCTTTGTCGCGCAGCCGGGCGGGCGCGTGGGGCCTGACGGGTTTTCCTTTGTCACGCCCGAGGTGTCGGGGGCCGAGCAGGCGCGCGCCTCGCTGGGCGCGGACAATGATGCCAAGCCGCAGGCCTATGCACGCATCCATTCGCTGGGGGCCGTGATCATCGGGGATGACGTGGAACTGGGCGCGAACTCGACCATCGACAGCGGCACCATCCGCGCCACCCGCATCGGCAATGGCACCAAGATCGACAACCAGGTGCAGGTCGGCCACAACTGTGTCATCGGCAACGACACGCTGCTATGCGCAGGTGTGGGTGTTGCCGGATCGACCGTGGTGGGCAACAACGTGGTGCTGGGCGGGATGACCGGCGTGGGCGACAATCTGACCATCGGTGACCGTGTTATTTGCGGCGGTGGCACCAAGGTTTTGTCGTCGGTGCCTGCGGGCCGCGTCATGCTGGGCTATCCGGCGACGAGGATGGAAACCCAATTGGAAACCTATAAGGCCCTGCGCCGTCTGCCGCGCCTGTTCCGCGATGTCGCTGCTTTGCAGAAAACAGTTTTCAAGTCGGACAACAGTGACTAA
- a CDS encoding L,D-transpeptidase family protein, protein MTLTGNRIWAVFAALATIITLWSVPTPASAQVTAFKQAVAEGAARDKDIAAFYQANGYKSIWTGRTSRERKRRAELMKALNNAGDHGLPVSRYDPDGLLAKMKAAKSPRDLGLVEVEISRVFLQYSRDVQTGVLVPSRIDSRIVRQVPYRDRTSYLVNFVKSSPSGFLKALPPKTQEYTALMKEKLRMERLLAKGGWGQKVPASALKPGQSGNAVVILRNRLMAMGFLGRTASQSYDAKMTAAVQQFQLAHGLAADGVAGQSTIVEMNRTVQERLQSIIVAMERERWLNQERGRRHILVNIPDFTAKVFDNGKLTFETRSVVGANNSDRPTPEFSDVMEFMVINPSWYVPRSIVTKEYLPALQRNPNAVSHIEITDSRGRKVNRGAVNFSQYTARTFPFAMRQPPSKGNALGLVKFMFPNQYNIYLHDTPSKNLFARESRAFSHGCVRLADPFDFAYTLLAKQTNDPKGLFQSKLATGVEQTVNLEQPVPVHIIYRTAFTTPKGHTQYRRDVYGRDGKIWNALSQAGVALRAVQG, encoded by the coding sequence ATGACGCTTACAGGCAACAGAATTTGGGCGGTCTTTGCGGCGCTGGCAACGATCATCACACTGTGGAGCGTGCCAACGCCTGCATCTGCGCAGGTCACTGCGTTCAAGCAAGCGGTTGCCGAGGGCGCGGCACGCGACAAGGACATCGCCGCCTTTTATCAGGCCAATGGCTACAAAAGCATCTGGACCGGTCGCACCAGCCGCGAGCGCAAGCGCCGTGCAGAGCTGATGAAAGCGCTGAACAATGCCGGCGATCATGGTCTTCCGGTGTCCCGCTATGATCCCGATGGCTTGCTGGCAAAAATGAAGGCCGCCAAATCCCCGCGCGATCTGGGTCTTGTCGAGGTCGAGATCAGCCGCGTTTTCCTGCAATATTCGCGCGACGTGCAAACCGGCGTGCTGGTGCCCTCGCGCATCGACAGCCGCATCGTGCGTCAGGTGCCCTACCGCGACCGCACATCCTATCTGGTGAACTTCGTCAAATCTTCGCCTTCTGGCTTCCTCAAGGCGCTGCCGCCCAAAACCCAGGAATACACCGCGTTGATGAAAGAAAAGCTGCGCATGGAACGTTTGCTGGCAAAGGGCGGCTGGGGGCAGAAAGTGCCTGCTTCGGCGCTGAAACCCGGCCAGTCGGGCAATGCCGTGGTCATTCTGCGCAACCGTCTTATGGCGATGGGCTTTCTGGGCCGCACAGCCTCGCAATCCTATGACGCCAAGATGACGGCGGCGGTTCAGCAGTTCCAGCTGGCCCATGGTCTGGCTGCAGACGGCGTGGCTGGGCAATCGACAATTGTCGAGATGAACCGGACGGTGCAGGAACGTCTGCAATCCATTATCGTTGCAATGGAACGCGAACGCTGGCTGAATCAAGAGCGTGGCCGCCGTCATATTCTGGTGAACATTCCCGACTTTACAGCCAAGGTGTTCGACAACGGCAAGCTGACGTTTGAGACCCGTTCCGTGGTTGGTGCCAACAATTCGGACCGCCCGACGCCCGAGTTTTCCGACGTCATGGAATTCATGGTGATCAACCCCAGCTGGTATGTGCCGCGTTCGATCGTGACAAAGGAATATCTGCCCGCCTTGCAGCGCAACCCCAATGCGGTCAGCCACATCGAGATTACCGACAGCAGGGGCCGCAAGGTCAACCGGGGGGCTGTGAATTTCAGCCAGTACACGGCGCGGACCTTCCCCTTTGCCATGCGCCAGCCGCCCAGCAAGGGCAACGCGCTGGGTCTGGTGAAATTCATGTTCCCGAACCAGTACAACATCTATCTGCACGACACGCCGTCCAAGAACCTGTTTGCACGCGAATCCCGCGCGTTCAGCCACGGCTGTGTGCGTCTGGCCGATCCGTTCGACTTTGCCTATACCCTGTTGGCCAAACAGACGAATGATCCCAAGGGGCTGTTCCAGTCGAAGCTGGCCACAGGCGTCGAACAAACGGTCAACCTGGAACAACCGGTGCCGGTGCACATCATCTACCGGACGGCCTTTACCACACCCAAGGGACACACCCAGTACCGCCGCGATGTTTATGGGCGTGATGGCAAGATCTGGAACGCCCTGTCGCAAGCAGGGGTGGCCTTGCGCGCGGTTCAGGGGTAA
- a CDS encoding DUF882 domain-containing protein encodes MTEIRSTGLTRRALLGAFAATTVAAAPTFANAAGFLRGAGDIRRIKMYSGRTGERLDMIYWIEGDYIKDAFKEINHFMRDWRTDDVVKMDLRTVDIMAAAHNLMDINEPYMLLSGYRSPKTNAMLRARSRGVAKNSLHMKGQAADLRLASRSVNQMAKAASACHGGGVGRYSGSNFVHMDCGVVRTWGG; translated from the coding sequence ATGACTGAAATTCGCTCTACGGGCTTGACCCGCCGCGCCCTATTGGGCGCGTTCGCTGCAACGACCGTAGCAGCAGCACCAACTTTCGCCAACGCAGCCGGCTTTTTGCGCGGCGCCGGCGATATCCGCCGCATCAAAATGTATTCTGGCCGCACAGGCGAGCGTCTGGATATGATCTATTGGATCGAAGGCGACTATATCAAGGACGCGTTCAAGGAAATCAACCACTTCATGCGCGACTGGCGCACCGATGATGTGGTCAAGATGGACCTGCGCACCGTTGATATCATGGCCGCCGCACACAACCTGATGGACATCAACGAACCCTATATGTTGCTGTCGGGCTACCGGTCTCCGAAAACCAACGCCATGCTGCGTGCGCGCAGCCGCGGTGTTGCCAAGAATTCGCTTCACATGAAAGGTCAGGCCGCTGACCTGCGTCTGGCCTCGCGATCGGTCAACCAGATGGCCAAGGCCGCCTCGGCCTGCCACGGTGGCGGCGTCGGGCGCTACTCCGGCTCGAATTTTGTCCACATGGACTGCGGCGTTGTGCGCACCTGGGGCGGCTGA